AGTTTAGCGCGTAGTAATAGCTGTAGTATAACAGTTTGCGAATACTTTATTGTAAAAGAAAATTAATCGAAACATTCCATAAGTAACAAATCTCCTTCACGATGCTCTATGGTTACAATACCATCGTTTAACGCCTCATTGCTACTACCTGTACGGTACCCTAAGGTTAACGCCTCGTTAGTGAGCGGGTATTTGAGGTTTCGGGTTGTAATACCTTTTGCTGTACCTACTGGTATTAACGAAAGTGGAGTAGTAGCGGTATACCATTTGTTGAACTTTTGCGGGAGTTGGAAAATTTTGCTATGGTCGTCCAACAACACAATTTTTAATTTTTCACGATATCCTACAATGGTAGTTATATTGGTTATAGTATGGTCGGCACGCTTGCCTGTAGCCCAAATAACATTTACTGCAGGAAATCCGCGATTTATAAGGTAATCAAATGCTTTTTCGAGGTCTGTTTTATTTTGGTCGGGCGTATGTACTATTTCTAGCGGATATTGTAATTCGCGGTAGGCTTCAGGGTCGAAATTACGGTCGAAATCACCCAGTAGTACATCTACTTTAATGCCTAAATCGACTACGCGTTGTATGGCACTGTCTAAAACAATAACCAATGGTGACCATTCTAATAACTGATCCATGAGGTTTTTACTGCACGCTGCACCGTTGGCTATTATTAATGCAGGCTCTTGGTCGTCGCGTACTATATGGTGGGATGACATAATTATATAGTTTATGTAAAAATAATATAAATAAAAATTTATATACTATAACGGCTATTACCAATTTATTGATAATAGCCGCATATTGCTAAAAAGGTATTTGAAATAGTTCTCTTTATTGAATAATATATTCTACATAATCTACTTCTGAAAGCTGAAAATAGCCAAAAGGATTGTTGTTTTCATTAGTCTCATTTATAAGGTTTCCACGAATGGGGGCGGGTGTTGTTTGAAATGGTCCGCTACCTGCTCCTCCTTCTATCATAGTAATAACGAGTTCCATATAGTTATAATATCTTCTAGATATTCCTGATAGTTTAATGTTTAAATCATCTCCGCTCTTTATGTTATCGTCTATATATAGTACAGACATTAAATTACCATTACTAAACTCATCATCTAATGCTGTATATTCGGGATAAGGAATTGCATTGGTACTGAACTTTGATAAGTAATAATTTTCTGCTGTTGGGTCATCTTGAAAAAAGGCTTCAATTTCTATAGCATCTCCAGAAAAGCCACTGTCATCTTTTTGAGTTATATTCTCAATACTAGACACAGGGTACATTTTTTCGGTAGCTGTATATGTTTCATTATTATAAATAATAGTAAGCTCAAAATTATTACCTATAATTGGCTCAAAATTAGTACATATATATTCTCCTGTACCTGGTACTGTTTCAATAAAGTCAAATACAGATCCGTTATCAGTGTTAGTAATAAAAGCCGTAGCACCTGAAACGGTTGGTACTGTTTCTTCGTAATATCCTGTAGAAGTTGTAAGTTTTATAACTTGTTCGTTACCAGGTGTACCTTTAACCCAATCTATAGAGGCATCTATTACAAGCTTGGGATCTTCGGTATCTAAATCAAGATTTACTACTTCTTCACACGAAATGAAGAGTATAGTAGTCGCAAATAATAAGATAAATTTAATATTTTTCATAATTATATATTTAAAATCCTTTTTGTTCGATTTTTTATAATATTCAATCGAATAAGACGGGATATTATTTAGAATTTAAAATTATAAGTTACACTAGGTACTATTCCAAAAATAGAAGTTTTTACAGACTCATTTGCCCCTGTATTCTCATTTTGTCTAAATGTCATAGAAGCAGCATTTTGTCGGTTGTATAAATTGTATATACTAAATACCCATTCTCCTTGCCACCCTGTTTTCTTTTCAGGTTTAGGAATATATGTTGCAGAAATATCTAGATGGTGATAAGCTGGAAGTTGATCTCCATTTCTATCTCCGTAAATAGGGATGTTTACATCCCCATATGTATATTGCCCTTTAGGATATGTAGTGGCTCGCCCTGACTGCAACGAAAATATAGTACCAAACGACCATTTATTGTTTAATTCATAAGAAGCTGTAACCGAGAGGTCGTGTGTTTTATCATATCCTGTTCTATACCAGTTTCCATTGTTTATACCTACTTCTTCAGCAGTGCGCCCTGGTGTTTTTTGTTCTGAACGCGATAATGTATAAGCAATAAATCCTGTTAGCTTACCTTCATTTTTACGTAACAATAGTTCAAGCCCGTAAGCCCTAGCTTTACCATTAAGTACTACCTGCTCTATAGCTTCATTAGCAATTAAGTCTGCTCCGTCAATATAATCTATTCTATTTTTAGATTTTTTATAAAACGTTTCTACTTCAAAGGTATATTTATCATCATTAAAATTTCTGAAATAGCCTAACGCCACTTGGTCAAGTATTTGAGGCTCTATAAATAAACCACTAGGAGTCCAGATATCAAGAGGAGTAGGAGATGAGGTGTTTGATAATAAATTAAGGTATTGAACCATTCGGTTATAACTTGCTTTTATTGACTGGTTGTTGTTTAACTCATAAGCAAATGTTGCACGTGGTTCTAAATTATTAAAATCGGCAATAGTTTGTCCGCCACTATATCTTTTAGTACCTATTGGGTCTGCTTTTTCGTATATTTTTAAATCGGAGTTATAATTAACAGCCTGATTATTTTCGTATAAGTTCATGGTTTGAGCACCTAGTCTATAAAACATACTATAACGAATACCATAGCTCATTGTTATTTTATCGTTCAGCCTGTGCTCTGCATCAATATATATAGCAGGCTCAAAGGCATATTTCTTTTCTAATTGTCTTTCGTTTATAGAAGACAGGCCACCTGTAGGTGTTATCTTTCCAGGATTAAAGTCATAATAAATAGCATTAATACCATATTTCAGTTTAAAATTGTTAGATATGTAATGCTTTAGGTCGTACTTAAAATTATAATTTTTAATTCCAGAATCCCATTTAAAATCTAAAATATCAAGTTCGAGTCCGTAATAATAATCACTATATATAGTAGAGAGGTTAGAGAATAATTTATCACTAAATAAATGATTCCAACGTAAGTTAACTATCGTGTTACCGTATGTGTTAGAAAATAAATCATCAATTTCAAAAAGGTCTCTACCAAAATACCCTGATAGGTATAAGTTATTATTTTCATTAAGTTTATAACTTAACTTAGTGTTAAGGTCATAAAAATAGGCTGAATTTTCTTGATTTGCGAGTTTTAAAAATAGATGGGCATACGAGGCTCTTCCAGCAATAAGAAATGACCCTCTATCTTTAGAAATAGGACCTTCTGCCATAACTCTGCTGGATATTAGACCTATACCGCCATTCATGTGAAACTCTTTACTATTCCCTTCTTTTTGATATATTTCTAGAACAGAAGATACTCTTCCCCCAAAACGTGCTGGGATACCACCTTTATAAAGTTTGATGTTTTTAATAGCATCAGAATTAAATACAGAGAAAAAGCCAAATAGGTGGGACGAGTTAAAAATAGTAGCTTCGTCCAATAGTATTAAATTTTGGTCGGCACCACCACCACGTACATTAAAGCCCGATGCTCCTTCGCCTGCATTGGTAACACCGGGTAGCTGTAATAACGATTTTATTACGTCGACCTCTCCCAGTACTACAGGCATTTTTTTAATTTCTTCTACCGATAATCGGTTAACACTCATCTCAGGCTTCCTGATGTTTGCCCTTTTACGATTATCGCTAATTACAACTTCTTCTAGCTCTTTAGTATCTAGGCTCAGTTGAAAATTCTGCCTAACATCTTTGTCCAGAACTACATTTTCGCGAATCGTACCAAAACTAACATAGCTAATTTCTACGGTATAGCTCCCTTCTGGTAACGATATGGAGTAAAATCCATACTCGTTAGTAGCAATAACTTTTTCCAGCTCTAAAATATAAACATTTGCACCAATAAGGGTTTCGTTACTTTTAGAATCTGAAATGGTACCGCTTAACGTAAACTCTTCCTGTGCAAATGCTACAGAAAAAATTAACATACAGAGTACACTTAAGCACTCTTTTTTAAATAATTCCATAATAGTTTTAATGTTTGTTTTTTGATTAAGATTTGATGATTACTGATTGTTTTATAAAGTTACTATGTTGTTAACGATGTAGTTTGTAATTTATTATTTAACAATATTAAACTTATGTTTTTATTATTTTGATAAATGGCAATTAATGGTGCAAAAGTATTTATTATTACTTTTGAAAAGTGCTATAATAGCGGGTATTTGTACCAATTATTTAATTTAGATGGACGAACTGTATAATAATCTGGATAGACTGTAAATAGTTTCTACCAACTATAATTGTAATGCATACTGTTAACGTAGCAAAAGTAGAATAATTGGAAAAAATGAAAATTAAACTAGTTTAATTTTCACACTTAATTTTTAAGTTATTTCGTATAATACTTAAACGCTGTGGCGAAATACCTAAGTATGACGCAACGTATTTTAATGGTATTTTATTTATTGCTTCGGGTTGCCTGCTATGGAGTACGTTATAAATATGCTCGGCAGTACACGCCTTAAACTCAAGGTGCCTTTTTACCAGTATTTCCGTATAATGTACCAGTAAATTTAATAAAAAAGTATTTATTTCAGGGTATTTATCTGCTAGCTCATCAAACGTACTTCGGTACACTTTAATAACCTCACTTTTAGTAATGGCCTCTATTGTTTCGGTACTATGTTGTTTTTTTATAAAGGCATAAGGTGCCGTATCAATATCTCCCGGAAATGAGAATCCAACAATAATTTCTTGGTCGTTAACATAACGGTATGCCCTAAACGTTCCCGAAACTACTATAAAGAAAAAATCGCATAATTGTCCTTCCTTAACTATTGTCTCTCCAGCATTTATAGTTACCTCGTTCCCCGAACCTTTTAGTAGCTCAATTATTTTTACCGTTGCACTATCTTCGGTACAATTAAATTGATTGTTCGGATTAATATACATGGGTTATTGGATACTAGCAGTCTTGAGTTGATTCATATTTGAAATCGCAAAAAAGCAGTCAATACTATTGACTGCTTTTTTAAACGAGATAAATAATAAATTATTTTATAAGTTGTGCAAGTACTGTATTTAATGTAGCACTTGGTCGCATAGCATTATCTGTTTTATTAAAATCAGGATGGTAATAACCCCCAATATCTTGTGGTTTACCTTGCGAGCCTATAAGCTCTTCGTTTATTTTAGCTTCGTTATCAGCAAGGTCTTGCGCCACTTTTTCAAATGCAGCTTTAAGTGATGCATCTTTAGTTTGTTGTGCCAATGCTTCTGCCCAATACATAGCAAGGTAAAAATGAGAACCTCTATTGTCTATTTTTCCTATTTTACGTGCTGGCGATTTATCATTTTCTAAGAATTTTGATGTAGCATCATCTAGCGCTTCCGATAGTATTACAGCTTTTTCGTTACCAAATACTTGTGCTAAATGCTCTAACGATACTCCTAGTGCTAAGAATTCTCCAAGCGAATCCCAACGCAGGTAGCCTTCCTCTACAAATTGCTGTACGTGTTTAGGGGCAGAACCTCCTGCACCTGTTTCAAACAATCCGCCACCATTCATTAAGGGTACTATAGATAGCATTTTTGCCGATGTTCCTACCTCTAGTATTGGGAATAAATCGGTAAGGTAATCTCTTAGTACATTACCTGTTACTGATATTGTGTCTTCTCCCTTAATAATACGCTCTAATGTGAAGTTGGTAGCATCTACAGGGTTCATAATACGAATATCCAAACCTGTAGTATCGTGGTCTTTTAAATAGGTGTTTACTTTTTTAATAAGTTGTGCATCATGCCCTCTGTTTTCGTCTAACCAGAAAATAGCAGGAGTAGCCGATAGTCGTGCTCTGGTAACAGCTAGTTTAACCCAGTCGCGTATAGGAGCATCTTTAGTTTGGCACATTCTAAAAATATCACTTTCTTCAACATTTTGCTCCATTAATACTGTGCCATTTTTAGCAATAACGCGTACTGTACCCTTTGTGGTAAGTTGGAACGTTTTATCGTGCGACCCATATTCTTCAGCTTTTTGTGCCATTAATCCCACATTAGGTACGCTACCCATTGTAGCAGGATTAAATGCACCATGCTTTTTACAAAAATCTATTGTTGCACTGTATACACCCGCATAACTTCTGTCTGGGATAATAGCTTTCGTATCTTGTTGGTTGCCTTCGGCATTCCACATTTGCCCCGATGTACGTATCATGGCAGGCATAGATGCATCAATAATAACATCCGAAGGTACGTGTAGGTTGGTAATACCATTATCGGAGTTTACCATTGCCAAATCAGGACCATTACTATAAGTTGCATCAATAGCTGCTTTAACCTCTGCTTCCTGTGGTGTACCTGCTATTTTAGCATACACATCACCAAGACCATTACGGGTATCTACACCTAATTCATCAAATAAGGTATTGTATTTTTCAAAAACATCTTTAAAGAAAACTTCTACAAACGCCCCAAAAATAAGAGGGTCAGAAATTTTCATCATGGTAGCTTTAAGGTGTACCGAAAATAATACGCCTTGCTGTTTTGCTTCTTCTACCTGTTCTGCTATAAAGCTTTTTAAAGTTTTCATGTTCATTACAGAACTGTCTATAACTTCGCCAGCCAAAAGTGGTGTACTCGCTTTTAGTAGTGTTACATTGCCGTCTTTATCTGTAAACTCAATTTTTACATCATCAGCCTCATTTACAACTACTGATTTTTCGCTACCATAAAAATCACCACCATTCATGCTGGCAACGTGTGTTTTAGAATCCGACGACCAAGCACCCATTCTATGTGGGTGTGCTTTAGCGTATCTTTTAACTGCTTTAGGAGCTCTTCTGTCAGAGTTACCTTCACGCAATACAGGGTTCACTGCCGAACCTAATACTTTGGCATAACGTGCTTTTGTGGCTTTTTCTTTGTCATTTTCAGGCTCTTCTGGGTAATCAGGTATTGCGTATCCTTGTGCTTGTAACTCTTTAATAGCTTCTTTTAACTGCGGTACAGATGCCGAGATATTTGGTAATTTAATAATATTTGCTTCTGGTGTCTTAGCAAGTTCACCCAATTCACTTAACGCATCGCTTATTTTCTGATCGTCAGTAAGATTATCAGGAAAATTAGCGAGTATTCTTCCTGCTAACGAAATATCTCTTGTTTCTACTGTTACACCTGCTGGTGCTGTAAAAGATTTTACGATTGGGAGAAAAGAGTGTGTTGCCAACATTGGGGCTTCATCAGTTATCGTATAAATGATTTTTGATGCTTTTGACATTGTTCAGTTTTTTAAATTTCCTGTTTAAAAAAAACAGGCAGATTATTAAATGAATTATATTGTAGTTGTTGTAACTTAGTTGGACTTAGGGTACATTTTTATTAGTAATAAACTAAACGCATTATAATAAGAATTTACTGCCAGTAAGGGTGGCAAATATAACAAAATATTAAGATATTTTACAGTGCGAATATGGTAAAAAATGGGTGTGGTTATTTGAGTATTAGTAATATTTTATCTATTTAATAACAATACCATAATACAAAAAAATCCCCCTGCATTGCAGAGGGATTTTTGTATAGCATTGTGAATGAAAAATTATCTTCTTCTTTCTTTAATTTTTGCTTTTTTACCTGTAAGGTTTCTAAAGTAGAAGATACGTGCTCTACGTACTTTACCTTTTTGGTTCACTTCAATTTTTTGTAAAGCTGGCATATTCATAGGAAAAATACGCTCTACACCTACAGAACCTGACATTTTACGGATGGTAAAAGTCTCTGTACTACCAGTACCTCTTTTTTGGATAACTACTCCTTTAAAAAACTGTGTTCTGGTTTTTTCACCCTCTTTAATTTCGTAGTACACAGTAATTGTGTCTCCCGAATTGAACTCAGGGAAATCTTTTTTTGTTACAAATTCGTCTTCTACAAATTTTACTAAATCAGACATGATTTCTAATTATTTAAGTTTGAATCAGAATAACATTCACGAGTTTCGCCAGAGGTTAATCCGAAGTGGGTGCAAATATAAAGAAAAATTTGAAGCTATAAATTAGTAACAATCAATTTTTTAATTAATTTTTTCAACTGTTTTGGGCTTTCGCTAAAAATATATTGTATTGTTTTTGAGTACGTTAGTGTTAATTAATATTTCGCTAAACTCGTGTACAGCTTATAAATTGGTAGTACAAGTGTTTATATTAGTATTAAAACTACTTTTGTATTGGTGCAATTTAGCCTAATCTTCCAGTAAATCAGGGCGCCTGTTTTTAGTATGTTCCAAAGCTTTATCCTCACGCCATTGGTCTATTTTACCAAAGTTACCACTTAGTAGTACATCGGGCACTTTCCAACCTTTATATTCCGATGGTCGGGTATAAATAGGAGGAGAGAGTAAGTTATCCTGAAAACTATCGGTAAGTGCCGATGTTTCGTTGCTTAATACACCAGGTATTAAGCGTATAATGGCATCAGATAGTACGGCTGCTGCTAATTCGCCACCAGATAACACAAAATCGCCAATAGATATTTCGCGTGTTATAAAATGGTCGCGTACACGTTGGTCTACCCCTTTATAATGCCCACAAAGTATAATAATGTTTTTTAGTAGTGACATTTGGTTGGCTATACCCTGATTGAGTGTTTCGCCGTCGGGAGTCATGTAAATTACCTCGTCGTACTCACGCTCACTTTTAAGTTTGGATATGCAAGCATCAATAGGCTCAACCATCATTACCATACCAGCACCACCGCCAAATTGGTAGTCGTCTACATTTTTATGCTTGTTGGTGCTGTAATCTCTAAGGTTATGTAGGTGAACTTCTACTAAGCCCTTATCAATAGCTCGCTTCAGTATCGAAGCCTCAAAGGGGCTTCGTAAAAGCTCAGGTAAAACGGTAATTATATCAATGCGCATCAGTTAATTTTTCAATTTGCTAGTGTGCAAATGTAACAATTCTGTTACTACATCAAGAAATTGATTAATTTAAACCCCAAATTGTTTTAAGTGATGGTCTAGGTGTTTCCATTGTAATACATCCCATTCTTTCATTGTCATATTGCCAAAAAATGGATGTTTCGTGTTTTTTATAGCATCGTGCCCTTCTGTAGCAAAAATACTAACCAGTTCAATCAATTCTTTTTTAGTGTTTTCAAAATCAGGTTCGTTTTCTATTTTAAACTGCTTTACAGTAGGTAAATCGCGTGCAAAAGGTTTTGGATCCATGAGTTTTTTCTTTATCATTTTCCCAAAAAGAAAACTCATTAGGGTGGGTTTTAATAGGAGTGTACCACGTGCCACTTTTATAGGTTGTTGGCAGTGCTCCATCATTTGGCTAACCGTCATTTTCCCCCATTGTGATAGGGTAATAGGAGTTAGTTTCTCAATGCGTGCTATTAAATTTTTATTTCCCTCAGGGTCAAAAACGCTTTCCATGCTATTTAAAAATTGATTTTCCCAAATATAAGTAAATTATTCGTAGGTTTTTTCTGCACGTAGTGCATATACCATGGGTATTTTATTGCCCATTTTTTTAATTCGGAACTTTCCTGTTTCAAACTCCTCCATACCCTCCAAACAGTCATAAGGGCTATAATCATATTCCTTAAACTCTTTTAATTGTAACCCTTTTTTAAGCAGGTTACTAAGTACATCAGCAATGCTATGATTCCACGAAATAATATCAGTACTAATATCGGCATCATTATCGGTGTACGAGCCTGCAATGGTTTCAAAAATAGTTTGTTTGTTAAAGTAGCTGTACGCAATATCCGTAAAGGCATCATCAAACATCCATACTACGGGATGAAAATCGGCAAAAATAAACTGTCCTTTGGGTTTTAAATACCTACTAACAATACTTGCCCATTTTTCCATATCAGGTAACCAGCCTATAGTGCCGTAGCTTGTAAAAACAATATCAAATTCCTCATCAAGATGTTCGGGCAAACTATATACATCACAACAAATAAAACGCCCCGCAATGTTTAATGTTTCCGATAATTCTTGCGCTTTCTCAATAGCCTTGTCCGATAAATCTACTCCCGTAACTATAGCACCCATTCGTGCTAACGATAAGGTATCTTGCCCAAAGTGGCATTGTAAGTGTAGTATTTTTTTACCCTTAACATCGCCTAGCAATTCAAGCTCAATACTATTTAAGCTCGATTTTCCTTTTAGGAAAGAGGGCATATCGTAAAAATCAGAGTTAATATGAACGGCTGTTTTACTGTTCCAAGCTGCCTTGTTAACCAATAGGTAATTGTTTTCGTTTTCCATACTATTATAAGTTAGTAACTCCAAATTTACATTTTTGTTATGATGTGCTAAAGGTATAAGTAGGAATATTATTTGTAAATTTGCGTTTTTAAAATTATAAAAATACGATAATGGAAAACGGAATTTACGCAAAGTTCAATACCACAAAAGGTGCTATAATAGTAAAGCTTACACACGATAAAACACCAGGTACGGTAGGAAATTTTGTAGGGCTT
The Flavobacterium litorale genome window above contains:
- a CDS encoding thiamine diphosphokinase; protein product: MSSHHIVRDDQEPALIIANGAACSKNLMDQLLEWSPLVIVLDSAIQRVVDLGIKVDVLLGDFDRNFDPEAYRELQYPLEIVHTPDQNKTDLEKAFDYLINRGFPAVNVIWATGKRADHTITNITTIVGYREKLKIVLLDDHSKIFQLPQKFNKWYTATTPLSLIPVGTAKGITTRNLKYPLTNEALTLGYRTGSSNEALNDGIVTIEHREGDLLLMECFD
- a CDS encoding DUF4249 family protein — translated: MKNIKFILLFATTILFISCEEVVNLDLDTEDPKLVIDASIDWVKGTPGNEQVIKLTTSTGYYEETVPTVSGATAFITNTDNGSVFDFIETVPGTGEYICTNFEPIIGNNFELTIIYNNETYTATEKMYPVSSIENITQKDDSGFSGDAIEIEAFFQDDPTAENYYLSKFSTNAIPYPEYTALDDEFSNGNLMSVLYIDDNIKSGDDLNIKLSGISRRYYNYMELVITMIEGGAGSGPFQTTPAPIRGNLINETNENNNPFGYFQLSEVDYVEYIIQ
- a CDS encoding TonB-dependent receptor; protein product: MLIFSVAFAQEEFTLSGTISDSKSNETLIGANVYILELEKVIATNEYGFYSISLPEGSYTVEISYVSFGTIRENVVLDKDVRQNFQLSLDTKELEEVVISDNRKRANIRKPEMSVNRLSVEEIKKMPVVLGEVDVIKSLLQLPGVTNAGEGASGFNVRGGGADQNLILLDEATIFNSSHLFGFFSVFNSDAIKNIKLYKGGIPARFGGRVSSVLEIYQKEGNSKEFHMNGGIGLISSRVMAEGPISKDRGSFLIAGRASYAHLFLKLANQENSAYFYDLNTKLSYKLNENNNLYLSGYFGRDLFEIDDLFSNTYGNTIVNLRWNHLFSDKLFSNLSTIYSDYYYGLELDILDFKWDSGIKNYNFKYDLKHYISNNFKLKYGINAIYYDFNPGKITPTGGLSSINERQLEKKYAFEPAIYIDAEHRLNDKITMSYGIRYSMFYRLGAQTMNLYENNQAVNYNSDLKIYEKADPIGTKRYSGGQTIADFNNLEPRATFAYELNNNQSIKASYNRMVQYLNLLSNTSSPTPLDIWTPSGLFIEPQILDQVALGYFRNFNDDKYTFEVETFYKKSKNRIDYIDGADLIANEAIEQVVLNGKARAYGLELLLRKNEGKLTGFIAYTLSRSEQKTPGRTAEEVGINNGNWYRTGYDKTHDLSVTASYELNNKWSFGTIFSLQSGRATTYPKGQYTYGDVNIPIYGDRNGDQLPAYHHLDISATYIPKPEKKTGWQGEWVFSIYNLYNRQNAASMTFRQNENTGANESVKTSIFGIVPSVTYNFKF
- a CDS encoding Crp/Fnr family transcriptional regulator, which encodes MYINPNNQFNCTEDSATVKIIELLKGSGNEVTINAGETIVKEGQLCDFFFIVVSGTFRAYRYVNDQEIIVGFSFPGDIDTAPYAFIKKQHSTETIEAITKSEVIKVYRSTFDELADKYPEINTFLLNLLVHYTEILVKRHLEFKACTAEHIYNVLHSRQPEAINKIPLKYVASYLGISPQRLSIIRNNLKIKCEN
- a CDS encoding NADP-dependent isocitrate dehydrogenase, encoding MSKASKIIYTITDEAPMLATHSFLPIVKSFTAPAGVTVETRDISLAGRILANFPDNLTDDQKISDALSELGELAKTPEANIIKLPNISASVPQLKEAIKELQAQGYAIPDYPEEPENDKEKATKARYAKVLGSAVNPVLREGNSDRRAPKAVKRYAKAHPHRMGAWSSDSKTHVASMNGGDFYGSEKSVVVNEADDVKIEFTDKDGNVTLLKASTPLLAGEVIDSSVMNMKTLKSFIAEQVEEAKQQGVLFSVHLKATMMKISDPLIFGAFVEVFFKDVFEKYNTLFDELGVDTRNGLGDVYAKIAGTPQEAEVKAAIDATYSNGPDLAMVNSDNGITNLHVPSDVIIDASMPAMIRTSGQMWNAEGNQQDTKAIIPDRSYAGVYSATIDFCKKHGAFNPATMGSVPNVGLMAQKAEEYGSHDKTFQLTTKGTVRVIAKNGTVLMEQNVEESDIFRMCQTKDAPIRDWVKLAVTRARLSATPAIFWLDENRGHDAQLIKKVNTYLKDHDTTGLDIRIMNPVDATNFTLERIIKGEDTISVTGNVLRDYLTDLFPILEVGTSAKMLSIVPLMNGGGLFETGAGGSAPKHVQQFVEEGYLRWDSLGEFLALGVSLEHLAQVFGNEKAVILSEALDDATSKFLENDKSPARKIGKIDNRGSHFYLAMYWAEALAQQTKDASLKAAFEKVAQDLADNEAKINEELIGSQGKPQDIGGYYHPDFNKTDNAMRPSATLNTVLAQLIK
- the rplS gene encoding 50S ribosomal protein L19, which translates into the protein MSDLVKFVEDEFVTKKDFPEFNSGDTITVYYEIKEGEKTRTQFFKGVVIQKRGTGSTETFTIRKMSGSVGVERIFPMNMPALQKIEVNQKGKVRRARIFYFRNLTGKKAKIKERRR
- the trmD gene encoding tRNA (guanosine(37)-N1)-methyltransferase TrmD, with the protein product MRIDIITVLPELLRSPFEASILKRAIDKGLVEVHLHNLRDYSTNKHKNVDDYQFGGGAGMVMMVEPIDACISKLKSEREYDEVIYMTPDGETLNQGIANQMSLLKNIIILCGHYKGVDQRVRDHFITREISIGDFVLSGGELAAAVLSDAIIRLIPGVLSNETSALTDSFQDNLLSPPIYTRPSEYKGWKVPDVLLSGNFGKIDQWREDKALEHTKNRRPDLLED
- a CDS encoding DUF1569 domain-containing protein translates to MESVFDPEGNKNLIARIEKLTPITLSQWGKMTVSQMMEHCQQPIKVARGTLLLKPTLMSFLFGKMIKKKLMDPKPFARDLPTVKQFKIENEPDFENTKKELIELVSIFATEGHDAIKNTKHPFFGNMTMKEWDVLQWKHLDHHLKQFGV
- a CDS encoding class I SAM-dependent methyltransferase codes for the protein MENENNYLLVNKAAWNSKTAVHINSDFYDMPSFLKGKSSLNSIELELLGDVKGKKILHLQCHFGQDTLSLARMGAIVTGVDLSDKAIEKAQELSETLNIAGRFICCDVYSLPEHLDEEFDIVFTSYGTIGWLPDMEKWASIVSRYLKPKGQFIFADFHPVVWMFDDAFTDIAYSYFNKQTIFETIAGSYTDNDADISTDIISWNHSIADVLSNLLKKGLQLKEFKEYDYSPYDCLEGMEEFETGKFRIKKMGNKIPMVYALRAEKTYE